One genomic segment of Bacteroidota bacterium includes these proteins:
- a CDS encoding HAMP domain-containing histidine kinase, with product MKISHKYLLLIILFILALISSLWAYRNGTLAIKPWVQAKHIEAELGAIEPDIRTHIADEIMVSKLLTDSYTFDEFKKFTVLPYGIVVYENDSAVMWTNNSIIPVQAKINAGTAPLLITESNGSYILFRHDFGNSGISTIGFLPIQFEYGIHNKYLTNIKTEGLHVPSYLHISIRPTDFTFPVHDLSGAVIFYVSEDTASEVTANYPALLYIGFLIMGIICIILLFDIAVYAAQNFNKGVVTLLFVASLVLLFLIIKVAFYHVLFNQLELFDPHNYASSGFATSLGELVIKSILFFAFAIFFYRQFPFVNSTRINKIISVLIFVFTGWVFVHFFNGMVLDSAISFNIHNFFSLDFFSLAAFIVIAILFLSFLLIAFRCLNLIWQSKKINQYAVWILLPTIIISIIISVLRNHYEVQFIVLVALVAIVYLFTQTRRIALLSFPSLLLWLLVSSGFSALLLSKAIAQKSEENKRLYAIKKSNEKDALTEYLFNEEQMEIGRRLALQISSLESAELIDKGMLHKVFKPGLLNQFRQELQTSYFKKYDSNIFIYKDDSLLSATTNKVPVFKKLKEAIEYNGEYTASPNLYFINDNTGNYYYLADIPVLQNKVENVNVFVELIPRRYNSRSLYPELLIDDDLKVPGSFDQFNYAVYYNNNLVERSGAYSYPIMDVFYVDKENEFAEETINGYKHLVYRVNDIKKVVVSDANRTLLEPVSYFSFLFFFYLIFTFLVIGIDVGVKMLSGKIDIYKWLDTTLQNKIQVSVISLIILAFITLGVATVIYITNQYNISHRDGLLTKIEAVQTNLDLVINDNRIVNIDRKGTDAPLRKVSNRINELSEIHDMDINIYGPGGGLLVSSQPDIFNRGLISRNMNPLAFFKMTCEKETWYIQNEHIGNLKYLSAYVPVLSEGGEVMFYLNLPYFATEQNLRQEISSFLVALINVYVILLVMAGIIAYLVSRSITRPLAAITGTFKNIKLGTKNEPIFWQHNDEIGLLVNEYNKMLQELEQSANLLARSERESAWRDMAKQVAHEIKNPLTPMRLSIQHLQRALQSDQDNIKPLTERVSRTLLEQIDNLSFIASEFSNFAVMPKTQNESVCLNEIIENVTALFNETAHVNLETHLVSEHLFVWADKNQMIRVFNNILKNALQAIPDDKNGNIVIELEHTDDKASISISDNGAGIPESYRDKVFVPNFTTKSSGMGIGLAITKNIVESANGFIWFESEEDKGTTFYIELPLMKMAAE from the coding sequence TTGAAGATTTCACATAAATATTTATTGCTCATTATTCTATTTATTCTTGCATTGATAAGCTCATTGTGGGCATATCGCAATGGAACTCTTGCCATAAAACCGTGGGTACAGGCAAAGCATATTGAAGCAGAGTTAGGTGCAATAGAACCTGATATCCGCACCCACATTGCAGATGAAATAATGGTGAGTAAGTTATTAACTGACTCCTATACATTTGATGAGTTTAAAAAATTTACAGTTCTTCCTTACGGCATAGTTGTATATGAAAATGATTCCGCAGTGATGTGGACAAACAACAGCATAATTCCGGTGCAGGCAAAAATTAATGCAGGCACTGCGCCTTTGCTAATTACAGAATCCAACGGGAGCTATATTTTATTCCGACATGATTTTGGAAATTCAGGAATCAGTACAATTGGTTTTTTACCTATTCAATTTGAATATGGTATTCACAATAAATATTTAACCAATATAAAAACAGAAGGATTACATGTGCCTTCTTATTTACATATCAGTATCCGTCCAACAGATTTTACTTTTCCTGTGCATGATCTTTCCGGTGCGGTTATTTTTTATGTTTCGGAAGATACTGCAAGCGAAGTCACTGCAAATTATCCCGCATTATTATATATCGGCTTTTTAATAATGGGTATCATTTGCATTATTCTTTTGTTTGATATTGCCGTGTATGCAGCACAAAATTTTAATAAGGGTGTTGTAACTCTATTATTTGTGGCAAGTCTGGTATTGTTATTTTTAATTATTAAAGTAGCATTTTATCATGTGTTGTTTAATCAATTGGAATTATTTGATCCACATAATTATGCATCTTCCGGGTTTGCAACTTCACTTGGTGAATTAGTTATCAAATCCATTTTATTTTTTGCATTTGCAATTTTCTTTTACCGACAATTTCCGTTTGTAAATTCCACACGCATAAACAAAATAATTAGTGTATTGATTTTTGTTTTCACCGGCTGGGTGTTTGTACATTTCTTTAATGGGATGGTTTTGGATTCTGCAATCTCCTTTAATATTCATAATTTCTTTTCATTAGATTTCTTTAGTCTGGCTGCGTTCATAGTTATTGCAATACTGTTTCTCAGTTTTTTATTAATAGCATTCCGCTGCTTGAATTTAATCTGGCAATCAAAAAAGATTAATCAATATGCTGTTTGGATTCTATTACCAACAATTATTATTTCCATAATTATTTCTGTTCTGCGCAATCATTATGAAGTGCAGTTTATAGTATTAGTTGCACTCGTTGCTATAGTATATTTATTTACTCAAACACGTAGGATTGCATTGTTGTCTTTTCCTTCTTTATTGCTATGGTTATTGGTGTCATCGGGTTTCAGCGCATTGTTGTTGAGTAAAGCTATTGCACAAAAATCAGAAGAGAATAAACGATTATATGCGATTAAGAAATCGAATGAAAAAGATGCTCTGACAGAATATTTATTTAATGAAGAACAAATGGAAATTGGCAGAAGACTGGCGCTTCAAATTTCTTCTTTAGAGTCAGCAGAGCTGATTGATAAAGGCATGTTACACAAAGTATTTAAGCCCGGCCTATTAAATCAGTTTCGTCAGGAGTTGCAAACCAGTTATTTTAAAAAATACGATAGCAATATTTTTATTTATAAAGACGATTCACTTTTAAGTGCGACGACAAATAAGGTTCCTGTTTTCAAAAAATTAAAAGAAGCAATTGAATATAATGGAGAATATACCGCTTCACCAAATTTGTATTTTATAAATGATAACACCGGCAACTATTATTATTTAGCGGATATACCGGTGTTACAAAATAAGGTGGAGAATGTAAATGTGTTTGTCGAATTAATTCCTCGCCGATACAATAGCAGAAGTTTGTATCCCGAATTATTGATAGATGATGATTTGAAAGTGCCCGGAAGTTTTGATCAATTTAACTATGCAGTATATTACAATAATAATCTTGTGGAAAGATCGGGGGCGTATTCGTACCCAATTATGGATGTGTTTTATGTGGATAAGGAAAATGAATTTGCCGAAGAAACAATTAATGGCTATAAACATTTGGTGTATCGGGTAAACGATATAAAAAAAGTAGTGGTGTCGGATGCAAACAGAACATTATTAGAACCGGTTTCTTATTTTTCATTTCTGTTTTTCTTTTATCTCATTTTTACTTTTCTGGTGATTGGTATTGATGTAGGTGTAAAAATGTTGAGTGGCAAAATAGATATCTATAAATGGTTAGATACTACATTGCAAAATAAAATTCAGGTGTCGGTAATCAGTTTAATTATTCTTGCTTTTATAACATTAGGTGTAGCAACTGTTATTTATATTACCAATCAATATAATATTTCGCATCGGGATGGATTACTTACAAAAATTGAAGCAGTACAAACCAATTTAGATTTGGTAATTAATGATAACAGAATAGTAAATATTGATCGCAAAGGAACAGATGCTCCCTTGCGCAAAGTTTCGAACCGCATTAATGAATTATCGGAAATTCACGATATGGATATTAATATCTATGGTCCAGGAGGTGGGTTATTGGTTTCATCTCAACCGGATATTTTTAATCGTGGATTAATTTCTAGAAACATGAATCCACTTGCATTTTTTAAAATGACTTGCGAGAAAGAAACATGGTATATACAAAATGAACATATCGGTAATTTAAAATATTTATCTGCGTATGTTCCGGTGTTGAGTGAAGGTGGGGAAGTAATGTTTTATTTGAATTTGCCATACTTTGCAACGGAGCAAAATTTACGTCAGGAAATATCCAGTTTCCTTGTAGCTCTCATCAATGTGTATGTGATTTTATTAGTGATGGCAGGTATTATTGCTTACTTGGTTTCTCGCAGTATTACACGTCCATTAGCTGCAATTACCGGAACATTTAAAAACATAAAACTCGGCACTAAAAACGAACCGATTTTTTGGCAACATAATGATGAAATAGGATTGTTGGTGAATGAATACAATAAGATGTTGCAAGAGCTGGAACAGAGTGCAAATTTATTGGCGAGATCAGAAAGAGAAAGTGCATGGCGGGATATGGCAAAGCAAGTGGCGCATGAAATAAAAAATCCATTAACACCAATGCGTTTAAGTATTCAGCATTTGCAAAGGGCGTTACAATCCGATCAGGATAATATAAAACCGTTGACAGAAAGAGTGTCAAGAACATTGCTGGAACAAATAGATAACTTATCATTTATCGCATCGGAGTTTTCAAATTTTGCAGTAATGCCTAAAACCCAAAATGAATCTGTTTGTCTGAATGAGATTATCGAAAACGTTACTGCTTTATTTAATGAAACTGCTCATGTGAATCTGGAAACACATTTGGTTTCAGAACACTTGTTTGTATGGGCCGACAAAAATCAGATGATTCGTGTATTTAATAATATTTTAAAAAATGCATTACAGGCAATTCCTGATGATAAAAATGGCAACATTGTAATTGAGCTTGAACATACAGATGATAAAGCTTCAATTTCTATTAGCGATAATGGAGCGGGTATTCCGGAATCTTATCGGGATAAAGTATTTGTTCCAAATTTTACAACCAAGAGTTCGGGGATGGGAATCGGTTTGGCTATTACAAAAAACATTGTGGAGTCTGCCAATGGATTTATTTGGTTTGAATCGGAAGAAGATAAAGGCACTACATTTTATATTGAATTACCATTGATGAAAATGGCGGCAGAATAA
- a CDS encoding HAMP domain-containing histidine kinase, protein MRFKYKYGLFFLIVFIYIISSFAWWMYILQNNNRENYRALIAKDQAEYIMRGNSADDFLDTDVFEEIHSDYMRKQYMLMGEGVIFITLIALGFIRIRNTFQEEIQLTQQQNNFLLSITHELKSPLASLKLSMQTLHKHNLETQKVQRLATISLDDIDRLEALVENILLASKMDSSNFMWDTDAVNISELIKEITNRFLNKYKDERKFIIEIQEDIYVNGDRFSLTSVFNNLLENAYKYSRLHATIAVKLFSNDHHCTCIVSDTGIGIDEKEKLKIFDRFYRIGREETRSTKGTGLGLFIVKQVVLIHKGTIQVSNNTPVGTVFEIQLPLVS, encoded by the coding sequence ATGCGATTTAAATATAAATACGGCTTATTCTTTCTAATTGTATTTATTTACATCATTAGCTCTTTTGCATGGTGGATGTATATTTTGCAGAATAATAACCGTGAAAATTACAGAGCACTTATTGCAAAAGATCAGGCTGAGTACATAATGAGGGGAAACTCTGCAGATGATTTTTTAGATACGGATGTGTTTGAAGAAATTCACAGCGATTATATGCGCAAACAATATATGCTGATGGGTGAAGGTGTGATTTTTATTACTTTGATTGCACTTGGGTTTATTCGCATTCGCAATACCTTTCAGGAAGAGATTCAACTTACCCAACAACAAAATAACTTCTTGCTTTCTATTACTCATGAATTGAAATCACCACTTGCGTCACTTAAACTTTCTATGCAAACACTGCATAAGCATAATTTGGAAACACAAAAAGTGCAACGGCTTGCCACCATTTCATTGGATGATATTGATCGTTTGGAAGCATTAGTTGAAAACATTTTGCTCGCATCAAAAATGGATAGCAGTAATTTTATGTGGGATACTGATGCGGTAAATATTTCGGAATTAATAAAAGAAATTACAAATAGGTTTTTAAATAAATATAAAGACGAACGCAAATTTATTATTGAAATTCAGGAAGATATTTATGTGAATGGCGATAGGTTTTCACTTACATCTGTTTTTAATAATCTATTGGAAAATGCGTATAAGTATTCAAGACTACATGCTACAATTGCAGTGAAGTTATTTTCTAATGATCATCATTGTACTTGTATTGTTTCGGATACCGGAATTGGCATTGATGAAAAAGAAAAATTAAAAATATTCGATCGCTTTTATAGGATTGGAAGAGAAGAAACTAGATCTACAAAAGGCACAGGCTTAGGATTGTTTATTGTTAAACAGGTTGTACTTATTCATAAAGGAACCATTCAGGTGAGCAATAATACACCGGTTGGAACTGTATTTGAAATTCAATTACCATTGGTATCCTAA
- a CDS encoding response regulator transcription factor, which translates to MLYRILIVEDEDHIRENLKLNLELEGYEIVAVGDGTKAIKTFREQRFNLVILDVMMPEMDGYDVCEQLRLEDSETPILFLTAKDTAQDKIKGLKTGGDDYMTKPFNLEELLLRVKILIKRSVKPSGANDEINEYHFGSNSVNFVTYEAQGVRGTLKLTNKELKLLKLLIDRKNEVVSRQHILQTVWGYDVYPSTRTIDNFILAFRKYFEEDPKNPVFFHSIRGVGYKFVEAVNV; encoded by the coding sequence ATGTTATACCGCATATTGATTGTTGAAGATGAAGATCACATAAGAGAAAATCTAAAATTAAATTTAGAATTAGAAGGATATGAAATAGTAGCTGTGGGAGATGGTACAAAGGCAATTAAAACATTTCGTGAGCAACGCTTTAATCTTGTAATACTTGATGTGATGATGCCTGAAATGGATGGCTATGATGTATGTGAACAGTTGCGTCTTGAAGATTCTGAAACTCCTATTTTATTTCTTACTGCAAAGGATACAGCTCAGGATAAAATAAAAGGACTGAAAACTGGTGGCGATGATTATATGACCAAGCCATTTAACCTCGAAGAATTATTATTACGTGTAAAAATTCTTATCAAGCGCAGTGTGAAACCCTCCGGTGCAAATGATGAGATTAATGAATATCATTTTGGTAGTAACAGTGTAAACTTTGTAACTTATGAAGCGCAAGGAGTGCGAGGCACATTGAAACTCACCAACAAAGAATTAAAACTTTTGAAATTACTTATTGATAGAAAAAATGAAGTGGTTTCGAGACAACATATTTTACAAACTGTTTGGGGTTATGATGTATATCCTTCTACACGCACTATTGATAATTTTATTCTTGCATTCAGAAAGTACTTTGAAGAGGATCCTAAGAATCCGGTATTCTTTCATTCTATTCGTGGTGTAGGATATAAGTTTGTGGAAGCGGTGAATGTGTAA
- a CDS encoding TonB-dependent receptor yields MINIKKFCFIFFLLSMQTMYAQSDFKLIGKVLDNDTKKPIEFAAVAIKSISDSSVITGGITDESGKFSITLYEEGSYIVESNFVGYSIADKVVNVSGNSTNAGEIFMTVSAANLDDVVITADKTFFQNSIDKKVYNLEKDIVGSSGTATEALANIPSVTVDIDGNVALRGNSNVTIFIDGKPSGLMGNSMVAILDQIPASSIESIEVITNPSARYDAEGSAGILNIVLKKNKQLGLNGNVILGVNTYPGYDASATLNYRNKKWNLFGTYSYMNSNRDGESSVYRETFYEDTSFYLDQTGNNENKNLTNSLRGGFDYYINDNNTFSLSGYFGTHNSDGSDLTHYDFKDFEQVLSSMSDRTNTSSGENINYNAVMNYKKIFSGPQHTLSVEGYFSNGNGTDLNNYYEQITDPANLPIGLPIQQNINYDDNDQNINAQADYVQPFDNGNKFETGVKYTRRYNDNDQFAENFDNVINDWVENDSISNRFIYDENVLAAYGIWNSSFNKFGYQIGLRAEQTYVFTELVTTDENFKNDYFKVFPSLHMRYQFSEGSELYGSYSRRMNRPRSWFLNPFPDYSDPYSYRVGNPFLLPENEDSYELGFLQTWQKHSLSAAIYFKDTKDEISSFTQVDTSGVSVTTFVNYDYEKEYGIELVSRDEFTQWFSMTSSINMGQVFVSAASTQEGLTNSQMNYNIRLMPSFKITKQTSFQVTFSYWTPWAMAQGDMKPFVFMDAGIRSDFFQNRLTLNLSATDIFNTREFSGNSYGTNFNQEFYRKRNSQALTLKATYKFGQQDSKRKSGGRTDMDNGDGGGYEGF; encoded by the coding sequence ATGATAAATATTAAAAAATTCTGTTTTATTTTTTTCTTATTGAGTATGCAAACCATGTATGCACAAAGTGATTTTAAATTAATTGGAAAAGTATTGGATAATGATACTAAAAAGCCAATTGAGTTTGCAGCCGTTGCTATAAAATCCATTTCTGATTCATCTGTAATTACAGGCGGAATAACCGACGAGTCTGGTAAGTTTTCAATTACTCTTTATGAAGAAGGCAGTTATATTGTAGAATCAAATTTTGTTGGATATTCTATTGCAGATAAGGTGGTGAATGTTTCCGGAAATTCAACTAATGCCGGAGAAATATTTATGACGGTGAGTGCAGCAAATCTTGATGATGTAGTTATCACTGCCGATAAAACTTTTTTCCAAAACAGCATTGATAAAAAAGTATATAATCTGGAAAAAGATATTGTAGGTAGCAGCGGAACCGCTACTGAGGCATTGGCAAATATTCCTTCTGTTACTGTTGATATTGATGGTAATGTTGCATTACGTGGAAATTCCAACGTCACCATTTTTATTGATGGAAAACCTTCCGGACTTATGGGCAACAGCATGGTTGCGATACTGGATCAAATTCCCGCATCCTCCATCGAAAGTATTGAAGTGATTACTAATCCATCAGCACGTTATGATGCCGAAGGCTCTGCTGGTATTCTCAATATAGTTTTGAAAAAAAATAAACAACTCGGACTTAATGGAAACGTAATTCTGGGTGTAAATACCTATCCCGGTTATGATGCTTCAGCAACATTAAATTATAGAAATAAAAAATGGAATTTATTTGGTACATATTCCTATATGAATTCGAATCGTGATGGTGAAAGTTCCGTGTATAGAGAAACATTTTATGAAGACACAAGTTTTTATTTAGATCAAACCGGAAATAATGAAAATAAAAATTTAACCAACTCCTTACGTGGCGGTTTTGATTATTATATCAACGATAACAATACGTTCAGCCTATCCGGGTATTTTGGTACGCACAATTCCGATGGCTCCGATCTTACACATTATGATTTCAAAGATTTCGAACAAGTGCTTTCATCCATGAGCGACCGTACGAATACAAGCAGTGGCGAAAATATAAATTATAATGCGGTGATGAATTACAAAAAGATTTTTTCAGGTCCGCAACATACACTTTCAGTAGAAGGATATTTTTCGAATGGCAATGGTACTGATCTAAATAATTATTACGAACAAATAACAGATCCTGCTAATCTGCCAATTGGTTTGCCGATTCAGCAAAATATAAATTATGATGATAATGATCAAAATATAAATGCACAGGCAGATTATGTGCAGCCATTTGATAACGGCAATAAATTTGAAACTGGTGTAAAGTATACACGCCGCTATAATGACAATGATCAGTTTGCAGAAAATTTTGATAATGTGATTAATGATTGGGTAGAAAACGATTCTATTTCCAACCGTTTTATATATGATGAAAATGTACTTGCAGCTTATGGTATTTGGAATTCCAGTTTTAATAAATTCGGATATCAGATTGGCTTGCGTGCAGAACAAACCTATGTATTTACAGAGTTAGTAACAACGGATGAAAATTTCAAAAACGATTATTTTAAAGTATTTCCCAGCTTGCATATGCGCTATCAATTTTCGGAAGGTTCTGAATTATATGGTAGCTATTCAAGACGCATGAACAGACCACGTTCCTGGTTTTTAAATCCATTCCCGGATTATTCTGATCCCTACAGCTATCGGGTTGGTAATCCATTTTTATTACCTGAAAATGAAGACTCTTATGAGTTGGGATTTTTGCAGACTTGGCAAAAACATTCCTTATCTGCCGCAATTTATTTTAAGGATACAAAAGATGAAATTTCTTCTTTCACACAAGTGGATACTTCCGGTGTTTCTGTTACCACATTTGTAAATTATGATTATGAAAAAGAATACGGCATCGAGTTAGTATCCCGTGATGAATTTACCCAATGGTTTAGCATGACTTCCAGCATTAACATGGGACAAGTTTTTGTAAGTGCCGCAAGCACACAAGAAGGATTAACGAATAGTCAAATGAATTACAACATCCGATTAATGCCTTCTTTTAAAATAACAAAACAAACATCCTTTCAAGTAACTTTTAGTTATTGGACACCTTGGGCAATGGCGCAGGGAGATATGAAACCATTTGTATTTATGGATGCCGGTATTCGATCTGATTTCTTTCAAAACAGACTTACATTAAATCTTTCTGCAACAGATATTTTTAATACAAGAGAATTCAGTGGCAACTCATATGGTACAAATTTCAATCAGGAGTTTTATCGCAAGAGAAATTCACAAGCATTAACTCTTAAAGCCACTTACAAATTTGGTCAACAGGATTCTAAACGCAAGAGCGGTGGCCGCACGGATATGGATAATGGTGATGGCGGTGGATATGAAGGATTCTAA
- a CDS encoding acyl-CoA carboxylase subunit beta: MDEAMLGGGQKRIDSQHKKGKLTARERIELLMDTGSFEEIGMLVRHRSHDFGMQKDRPYGDGVVTGYGKIHGKLVYVFAQDFTVFGGSLSETHAEKICRIMDLAMENGAPIIGLNDSGGARIQEGVNSLGGYAELFFRNTIASGVIPQISAIMGPCAGGAVYSPAITDFVFMVENTSYMFVTGPNVVKTVTHEEVTSEELGGASSHSTKSGVAHFTAPNDAETLLQIRKLMQYIPQNCEEETPVYAFNLGDEKREKLTTLLPENPNQPYDMRDVIYEVVDTDSFFEVHQAYAENIVTGFAFIGGRSIGIIANQPAVLAGVLDIECSRKAARFVRFCDCFNIPLLVFEDVPGFLPGTDQEWRGIITNGAKLLFAFSEATVPRVTVITRKAYGGAYDVMNSKHIGADMNFAWPSAEIAVMGAKGAAEIIFKKEIEESENPQEKLQEKIAEFTTTFADPYRAAYRGFVDEVILPSETRIKVMKAFEMLQNKAVNRPRKKHANIPL, encoded by the coding sequence ATGGATGAAGCCATGCTTGGTGGCGGCCAAAAACGAATTGATTCACAACATAAAAAAGGAAAATTAACTGCAAGAGAGCGCATAGAATTACTTATGGATACCGGTTCATTTGAAGAGATTGGTATGTTGGTGCGCCATAGAAGTCATGATTTCGGCATGCAGAAGGACAGACCTTATGGTGATGGTGTGGTTACAGGTTATGGAAAAATTCACGGCAAATTAGTGTATGTATTTGCACAAGACTTTACTGTATTTGGTGGTTCACTTAGTGAAACACATGCAGAAAAAATTTGTCGCATTATGGATCTTGCAATGGAAAATGGAGCACCAATAATTGGATTGAATGATAGTGGTGGAGCAAGAATTCAGGAAGGAGTAAATTCATTGGGCGGTTATGCAGAATTATTTTTCCGTAATACAATTGCCAGTGGTGTTATTCCGCAGATTTCTGCTATCATGGGACCATGTGCCGGCGGTGCAGTGTATTCACCTGCTATTACAGATTTTGTGTTTATGGTAGAAAATACTTCCTATATGTTTGTTACCGGACCGAATGTGGTAAAAACAGTTACACATGAAGAAGTGACGAGTGAAGAATTAGGTGGTGCATCTTCTCACAGTACAAAAAGTGGTGTTGCACATTTTACCGCTCCCAATGACGCAGAAACTTTATTACAGATTAGAAAACTGATGCAATATATTCCGCAAAATTGTGAAGAGGAAACACCTGTATATGCATTTAATTTAGGTGATGAAAAAAGAGAAAAACTTACTACACTTCTTCCTGAAAATCCAAATCAGCCTTATGATATGCGTGATGTAATTTATGAAGTGGTGGATACAGATTCTTTTTTTGAAGTACATCAGGCGTATGCAGAAAATATAGTTACCGGTTTTGCTTTTATCGGTGGAAGAAGTATTGGAATTATTGCAAATCAACCTGCTGTTCTTGCGGGTGTGTTGGATATAGAATGTTCTCGTAAAGCGGCAAGGTTTGTTAGGTTCTGCGATTGTTTTAATATTCCTCTTTTAGTATTTGAGGATGTTCCGGGATTTCTTCCCGGCACAGATCAGGAATGGCGGGGAATAATTACCAATGGTGCAAAATTATTATTTGCATTCAGTGAAGCAACAGTGCCGAGAGTTACTGTAATTACTCGTAAAGCATACGGTGGTGCGTATGATGTGATGAACTCAAAACATATTGGTGCGGATATGAATTTTGCATGGCCTTCAGCAGAAATTGCAGTGATGGGAGCAAAGGGTGCAGCAGAAATTATTTTCAAAAAAGAAATTGAAGAATCAGAAAATCCGCAAGAAAAATTGCAGGAAAAAATTGCAGAGTTTACCACTACTTTTGCCGATCCATACAGAGCCGCTTATCGTGGTTTTGTGGATGAAGTTATTCTTCCTTCTGAAACCAGAATTAAAGTGATGAAAGCTTTTGAGATGTTGCAAAATAAAGCAGTAAATCGTCCGAGAAAAAAACATGCAAATATTCCATTGTAA
- a CDS encoding M42 family metallopeptidase — protein MPTVLKNIIGPKELEFLKNYINNPSPTGYEVAGQKIWLSYIEKYCDTYFSDTYGSVAAIINPKAEYKVVIEAHADEIAWAVHFINEDGFVYVERVGGSDHLIAPSKRVNIHTEKGIVKGVFGWPAIHTRRPGKEDMPELKNIFIDCGATSKKEVEKLGIQVGDVITFDDDFMVLNEKYFVGRALDNRIGGFMIAQVARLLKENKKKLPFALYIVNSVQEEIGLRGAEMMAHTIRPDVAIVTDVCHDSNTPMISKNLEGDIKIGQGPALMKGPAVHNKLLQLVKDAANKNKIPFQKDVASRSTGTDTDSFAYSRGGVPTCLISLPLRYMHTTVECAHKEDVESVINLIYNTLISLKPGYNYKYL, from the coding sequence ATGCCTACAGTTTTAAAAAATATTATTGGTCCTAAAGAATTAGAATTTCTTAAAAATTATATTAATAATCCTTCACCAACCGGATATGAAGTCGCAGGTCAAAAAATTTGGTTATCGTATATAGAAAAATATTGTGATACTTATTTCAGTGATACTTATGGATCTGTTGCCGCAATAATAAATCCCAAAGCAGAATATAAAGTTGTGATAGAAGCACATGCCGATGAAATTGCATGGGCAGTACATTTTATTAATGAAGATGGTTTTGTTTATGTAGAAAGAGTGGGTGGTAGTGATCATCTTATAGCACCTTCAAAACGAGTGAATATTCATACTGAAAAAGGTATTGTAAAAGGTGTGTTTGGATGGCCTGCGATTCATACTCGTCGTCCGGGAAAAGAAGATATGCCTGAGCTGAAAAATATTTTTATTGATTGCGGTGCAACAAGTAAAAAAGAAGTTGAAAAACTCGGCATTCAGGTAGGTGATGTAATTACATTTGATGATGACTTCATGGTATTAAATGAAAAATATTTTGTGGGCAGAGCATTGGATAATCGCATCGGTGGATTTATGATTGCGCAAGTTGCTCGCTTATTAAAAGAGAATAAAAAGAAATTACCTTTTGCGTTATACATTGTAAATTCTGTGCAGGAAGAAATTGGATTGCGTGGCGCCGAAATGATGGCACATACGATAAGACCTGATGTTGCAATTGTTACTGATGTGTGTCATGATAGCAATACACCAATGATTAGTAAAAATCTGGAAGGCGATATTAAAATAGGACAGGGACCTGCATTAATGAAAGGTCCGGCAGTGCATAATAAATTATTACAGTTGGTGAAAGATGCTGCCAATAAAAATAAAATTCCTTTTCAAAAAGATGTGGCTTCTCGTTCTACAGGAACGGATACGGATTCATTTGCATACAGCAGAGGTGGTGTGCCCACTTGTTTGATTTCATTGCCATTGCGCTATATGCATACAACTGTGGAGTGTGCGCATAAAGAGGATGTGGAGAGTGTTATTAATTTAATTTATAACACATTGATTTCGCTGAAGCCGGGATATAATTATAAATATTTATAA